In Candidatus Eisenbacteria bacterium, the DNA window AGCACCGCCGACATGACGTAAGCCACCCGGCGGTACCGCATGAACGGGAACTTGGTGCCGACCAGCAGCTGGATCATCGAGAGGCCCTCAGATGCTCAAGCGCTCGGGCTTGCCGCGGTTGAGCCAGTAGTCGTAGATCAGGCGGGTGAAGAGCACCGCCGTGAACACGTTCGCGATGAGGCCGATGCTCAACGTCACCGCGAAGCCCTTGATGGGGCCCGTGCCGAACTGGAAGAGGAACAGCGCGCAGATCAAGGTGGTGAGGTTGGAGTCCATGATCGTCCGGAAGGCGCGGTCGTAGCCGAGATTGACCGACTGGCGCACGCTCTTCTGGTTGCGCAGCTCCTCACGGATGCGCTCGAAGATCAGCACGTTGGCGTCGACCGACATTCCGATGGTGAGAACCAGGCCGGCGATGCCCGGCAGGGTCAACGAGGCGCCGAAACCGGAGAGCGCGGCGACGACGTAGAACATGTTGAGCAGCATGGCGAGGATCGCGATCATCCCGGAGAGCCGGTAGTAGAACACCATGAAGACCACCACCAGGATGCTGCCGATGAGGCCCGCCATCAGGCCCTTCTGGATCGAATCGCTGCCGAGCGAAGGACCCACCGATCGTTCCTCGATGGTCCGTACCGGGGCCGGCAGCGCGCCGGCGCGGAGGACGATGCCCAGGTCCTTGGCTTCCTCGAGTCCAAAGGAGCCGGTGATCGATGCGTCGCCGCTCGGGATGCGCTCGCGGATCACGGGCGCCGAGCTGACCTTGGAGTCGAGCACGATCGCGAGCTGCCGATTGACGTTGTTGCCGGTGACCCGCGCGAAGTCGGCGCGGCCCTTCGGCGTCATGGTCATGGTCACGCCCCAGGCTCCGGGGTTGGTCTGATCGAGACCGACTCGCGCCTCGGCGGTGGCGATGGAGTTGCCGGTCATTTCGGGCGTGCGCTTCACCACCCAGAGCAGGCGGCCGGTGACGCCCTGGAAGTTCTCGTCGTCGGAGGACCACAGGATCTGGGAGTCGGAAGGGACGATCGAGTCGATCCCTGGAGTCGCCAGCAGCCGAGCGACCGCCGAGGTGTCGTCGAGCCGCACGAAGGCCGAGGACTGGATGTCGAGGAAGTGGCCGGTCAGCGGCGTGTTGCGCAAGGTGGTGTCGAGCGCAGCACCGGCCCCGCGAGCCGCGAGGTAGCTGTCGAGGCGAGCGAGGATGTTGCGGACCTCTTCCGGGGACCGCACCAGCTTGAACTCCAGCAGAGCGGTCCGTCCGATCAGCTCACGGGCGCGCTCGCGGTCGGTGAGCCCGGGAAGCTGAACGATGATTCGATCCTCTCCCTGCTTCTGGATCAGCGGCTCGGCGACGCCGAACTGGTCGACGCGACGCTCGATGACCTCGCGCGCACGATCGACGGCATCGGCGGCTTCGGCGGCGGAGAGCTTGGACCGGTCGACCTCGAGCAGCACCTGCATGCCGCCCTGGAGATCGAGCCCCAGATGGATGGCCTTCTTGCGGAGCTCGCGCAGCTCGCTCGGGGGGAGCTTCGCCCGCTCCGCCGGGCTCAACGAGTAGTAGCGGTAGGAGGGCCACAGGTACCAGAGGGAGAGCAGCGTCGCGGCCACGACGCTCAACAGCTTCCACTGGTCTGCGCGCGTCATCCTGAGGTTTCCCTAGACGATGAACGGCCGGGCGGGCTCACGCCCCCCGGCGCATGCGGGCAAAAGAGGTGCGGCAGTCTACGGGCGCCTCGAGCGAGTGTCAACGAAACCGAGGACCGGGACTGGGGCCGGTTGGCGGCCGGCCCCCGAAGAAGGCTCGAAAGGTACTCGGTGGGTCGGGGTGAGGAGAGGAACGAGGCGATTTTGCGGGATCCCGGTCGAGGAACGTCGCCGTCGACGGCAAGAACGAGTCCATGCACGCGGCCGTTGTCCGCGCCACGGTTATGCGAACGTCCCCGTCGTCGCGGCGTCGGCGATGTCGGCAGGCCGACGACGCCGGTCACATCACCGCGCCGGAAGTGGTTGCAGCAAAGCGCGCAAGCCGCATTCCCATTCTTGACACCCCCCGAGGCCATTCCTATACTGCCGCGCCTTCGCACCCGGGACGTTTCCCATCCTCCAAGGGAACCGAGGAGCTCCAACGCATGATCCTGCGCCCATTCGGGGTGCGAATCGTCTTTTTCTCGCTCTTCCTGGCCGCGCCCTGTCTGGCGCAAGACGCGCCCGCTCCAAGCCCCACTCCTGAGCCCGAGGTCAAATTGGCGCCGGCCGACAGCACACCGAAGGCCGAGCCCGCTCCCGCCCCGGCCACCGCGACCATCGCGCCCGCGGCCGTGGCGCCGGCCGCCGCGGAGA includes these proteins:
- the secD gene encoding protein translocase subunit SecD codes for the protein MTRADQWKLLSVVAATLLSLWYLWPSYRYYSLSPAERAKLPPSELRELRKKAIHLGLDLQGGMQVLLEVDRSKLSAAEAADAVDRAREVIERRVDQFGVAEPLIQKQGEDRIIVQLPGLTDRERARELIGRTALLEFKLVRSPEEVRNILARLDSYLAARGAGAALDTTLRNTPLTGHFLDIQSSAFVRLDDTSAVARLLATPGIDSIVPSDSQILWSSDDENFQGVTGRLLWVVKRTPEMTGNSIATAEARVGLDQTNPGAWGVTMTMTPKGRADFARVTGNNVNRQLAIVLDSKVSSAPVIRERIPSGDASITGSFGLEEAKDLGIVLRAGALPAPVRTIEERSVGPSLGSDSIQKGLMAGLIGSILVVVFMVFYYRLSGMIAILAMLLNMFYVVAALSGFGASLTLPGIAGLVLTIGMSVDANVLIFERIREELRNQKSVRQSVNLGYDRAFRTIMDSNLTTLICALFLFQFGTGPIKGFAVTLSIGLIANVFTAVLFTRLIYDYWLNRGKPERLSI